CATCCTCTATCGCTTGATTTTCGGTAGAAAGGTTGAAAAATGATTCTTCCAGATTGGATATCGGAAGAGCGCCCAGTAGTCACTAAAGTCGTTAGAAATAACTTTCTTATCCGGAATCGTCACCATCTGGAAGCTCTTCTTCAAAAGTTTGAAACGCATCCTTTAAAAGTAGCATCAGTCTTTCATCCAACAGCTAAGGTTTTACTTCTCTTTTTCTTACTTGTTTCAGTGGGAATTAGCCGAAATCTCATAGTTTTGTGGATTGTAGCCTTGTTTTTAGGAGCTGGCGTGGCTTTTTTACCGTATTCTGTTTTAGTAAGAACTTTGAAAAAAACTGTAGTGTTGTTGATCTTCCCTTTAGTTCTTTATCTACCGCATCTCTTACTTAGCGGAGGTCAATCGCTCTTTCTTTTTAGACTTCCTTTGATTGCCGTAGCCATTGCTTATTATTCAGAGACAAGTACAATAAGTGAGATGCTAGTGGCATTAAAAGGGTTGCATTTTCCTGATCTTGTTCTGCTCCAGTTAGATATCACCATAAAATATATCGATGTCTTTGGAAAACAATTAATGGATTTGCTCAAAGGGATTGAAGCACGAAGCTTTGGCGGCAACCATCGTTTCCGGATTGGAAGTAATATCTGGGGAATTTTATACCTTAAAGCTATACGCTATGGTGAGGAATTGACTCAAGCCATGGAAGCACGTTGCTTTGTTGGTGAGTATGTCAAGTCATCACAGTCATTCACATGGAAGGACTGGCTGGCCTTGATAGGTCTAGTAGCAGTGATTTTAGGGCAGATTATGTTAGGAGGATGAGATGTTTCAATTGAAACAAGTGGCCTGTGCCTATGAACAAAAAAAGGTCTTTACTGGTCTTGATTTGGAGATTAGACAAGGACAATATGTGATGTTGATGGGGGAAAATGGGACTGGGAAATCAAGTCTTATCAGTTTATTAACTGGCTTCAAGCAGGAAGAATCTGGTCGCATTCTTTTCTTAGGGAAGGACCTCAAAGAATGGCTGAAGGACAAACGTCAAAAACGAGATTTTTATAGTCGCCTCGGAATCCTCTTTCAGGATGTGGATAGTCAGTTATTTAATAGTACTGTCTATGATGAGATTGCTTTTGGTCCACGTCAGCTAGGTCTTACCGAAGAAGTGTCACAGCGCGTTCAAGACACGCTATCCCTGCTTAAAATTGAAGATTTAAGAGATCGCGTTCCCTATCAACTGTCTGGTGGAGAAAAGAAGAAAGTGGCTTTTGCCAGTATCATGGTAACTAATCCAGATGTGTATATTCTTGATGAACCCTTCAATAATCTTTCTAAAGAATATGAAGAATTTTTTAGGGAACTTCTACATGAGCTTCATTCAGCTGGGAAAACCATTATCATGTCTGCTCATCACTTTAAGCATCTTCATCACGAAAAGGCTGATGTTCTTCTTTTTGAAGACGGCAAAGCTGATTTCTTTCCTGCCCAGGAAGTGCTCAGTAACCAGCAAGTAATTGAGCGTTTGTCACATTATTAATAAGGATAAGTAGGAAATCGTTCTAGGTTTCCTACTTTTTTCTTTGTCAAACAATTGATATTTTTAGGTGATAGTATTTTCTTATCACTTTGATTATGTTTAAGTATTAGTTAAGCTTAGTGAATTCTGTTACAATAAAAAAATCAATCTCAAAGGAGAGTATTATGAAACTTAAAAAAATTCTTGGAATTACGGGTGTAGCCATTGCTTCAGTGGCTTTGCTTGCTGCATGTTCATCTAAATCACCAAAAGAAGCATCTAAATCTTCAGGTGCTAAAGAAACAATTAACTTTGCCACTGTTGGGATAACAGCACCGTTCTCATATGAAGAAAACGGTGAATTGACTGGTTACGATGTGGAAGTGGCTAAAGCAGTCTTCAAAAACTCTGACAAATATGAAGTGAAATTCCAAAAAACAGAATGGTCTTCAGTATTTACAGGTCTTGACTCAGCTAAATACCAAATGGCTGGGAACAATATCTCTTATTCAGAAGAACGTGCCCAAAAATATCTCTTCTCATATCCAATTGCTACCACACCAGCTGTTTTGACTGTTCCAAAAGATAGTAATATTAAGAAATATGATGATATTGCTGGACACTCAACGCAGGTTGTTCAAGGAACATCGACAGTTACTCAATTGACAGAGTTTAATGATAAACATTCAGACAAGCCAGTTGAACTTAACTACACAAATGAAAATATTGAACAAATGTTGACAAATTTGAATGAAGGCAAATATGACTTCAAGATCTTTGAAGCACCAACTGTTAATGCAATCATCAAAAATAATAAGTTGAGTAATTTGAAGACCATTGAACTTAAGTCTGATCAACAACCATACATCTACTTCTTGTTCGCAGATAACCAAAAAGATCTTCAAAAATTTGTAAACAAACGTTTGGAAGAACTCCAAAAAGATGGTACTTTGGCTAAGTTGGCTGAAAAATTCTTTGGAAACAAAGATTATATTCCAACTAAAGATGCTTTGAAAGTTCCAAGCAAAAAATAAGAAAGTCTCTTTTGTCAACTGTAGTCGGTGACGAAAAGCCTTTGTTTATTATATGATAAATAAAAGAGGGAAATGATGAAAAAGGTAAAATTTTTGCCAACTTTGAAAATTGCTTTTGAAATTCTTATTGTTGTGTGTGGATAAATTATGAATGACAGTGCATAATCAATCAAATTAAGGAGAAGAGAAATGACCATATTAAAAACTTTTAGTGATACGGTGAAACAATATCCTTCTAAAGTTGCTGTTATGTATAGCGGAGGAGAGTTTACTTTTCAAGAAGTAGATGTGATGTCTAATTTTATTGCTAAGCAGCTACTACTCAATAGCGATGAAGAGACTGTACCTTTTTATATAGAAAAAAATAAGTATGTTTTACCAGTTGTTTTGGGGATAATGAAATCGGGTAAAATTCCGTTACCTATAACAAATAGTCTTGAGGTCAAAATATCATTAGAACGTATTAGCGAAGTTGTCTTTGACGTGTTGATAAGTGATAGGGATGTTAAACTTGAAAATCATTCAGTAACTCTTTTGCTCTTATCCAAAAAATTAGAAAGTTACAGTGAGTATCAAGAAGTAGCTACAACTAAAGAGAATGAAATTGCACATATTATCTGTACTTCTGGAACTACTGGGGTTCCTAAAAAAGTATTTTTAACTGATGATAACATAGATTGGCTTGTAAAAGAATTTTATAAAATTGTGAAGTTTACTTCCGAATCAAAATTTTTATTTACAACTCCCTATACTTTTGATGTTTCATTAACAGAGATTTTGGCACCTGTATATACGGGTGGTACTTTGGTTTGTTACGATGGTGGGATTCAGAATATTATTCGACTAGGAGAAACAATTGAGAAAAAGAAGATAACTCATTTATCATTATCTCCGTCTTTTGCTGAAACTATTATTGATATTAGTGGGCCAGAAGTATTCCAGAATTTAAGAGCGTTGTGTCTAGCAGGTGAGACATTTCCTAGTTCATTAGCGAATAGGTTGAGAGGGCTTATTCAGCAAGGGTGTCGAGTATTTAATTTATATGGGCCTTCAGAAACAACAATTTATGCAACCTACTATGAGTTGAAAGATAGAAAATATAATACTGTTCCAATTGGTAAGCCTTTGCCTGGGGTTCAACTAAAGATAGCTTCTCAAAAAGAGAATTCTAAGATGGCAGAACTTCTAATTGGTGGTAATGGAGTAACGGAAGGGTATAGACTACAACCCGAATTAAATAAAGCTAAGTTTAAGTTGATAGGTTCAAATAGGTACTATGTAACGGGGGACTACGTTTATTACCAAGGAGATAACTTGGTATTTAGTTCAAGAATAGATAGCCAAGTCCAAGTAAATGGTATTCGTATTGAATTAGATGAGGTAAAATCTATTGTAGATAAACTTAAATCAGTTAAATCATCACGAGTTGTTTTTTATAAGAAGAAACTTGTCGTATTTTATGAAGCCGATTTGAATATTAAAGAAGATATTATTAGAAGTTTACCTAGTTACTTAAATCCGACGGTAGTTAAAGTTGAGAGTTATTATCTCAATCAGAATAGAAAGTTGGATGTTCCAAAAATGCTTGAGATATATTATTATAAAAAACAAAGTCAACAAGGAGATGATGTTAGAAAAAATATTTTAGATGTACTATCTAAATTTGAAAGAGTTGATATCACAGATTTGGATTCGTTAGAATTAGTTAGATTTTATTTAGAGATTGAGGATATCTTTGATATTGAAATTAAAGAAAATGATTTTTATAGGCTAAAGAGTGTAGATTCGATTGTGGACTATATTAGAAATAAATCATTTTTTCAAGAACGTTCAACTGAGCCAAACGATAGTTTTACTAAAGAACATGACTTGGTTAATTTAGAGTATAATCTCACAAAAATGAATTATCGTTATTTGAAAAATATTATTACTCCTAGCCCGACACAAAAGAGACTTTATAAAAACAATCAAAATCGTGTTATTGGTTTTAATTTAGCACTGGAAGAAGTGACTTATTTAGAATTGAATAAGCTGCACCATATTATTAAATATTTAAGCTATAAAATTGATATATTTAGACTTGTTGTCGAAAAGGAGCAAACTCGATTTAGCATAGGTATTGTGAATGAAGGAGATTACTCACCTAATATTATTGTACTAAATAATTTACCAACAGAGTTAGAATTACAAGGAATATTAGATAATATAGAAGTGATTCCTATTCCAATTATTGTGGTGGGAACAAGAGATAAAAAAGTAAGATTTTATTTTCCATATCATTCTATTGATGCATCATCATTAAATAAACTTGGAGATACAGTATATCAACTGTACGAAAAAAAGATAGTTATTGATGAAGTACCTAGTAGTTCACTGGTTGCTTTTTCGCAGTTTAAAAGGGAGGTGTTACAGAATGATGTCTCTGGGGATGTTCTTGCTAGATTGCCAAAGATAAAGCCTGCTATTGAGTTTGAGAAATTAAATGATGAAGTTCAATGTTTTCAAGTTTCTTTACCAGAAGATATTAAAGGAGACGATGTATATCTTTTTACAATTTATGCTATCTCACAGTGTATTTTAAGCGACTATAATCTGTCTGCTATATCTGGGGGTCTATCTTTGGATTTTAGAGATTATGAACAGTTTGATGCGTATGACTTAATAGGAGACATTCACAAGAAAATTCCATTCCAAGTAAATCGAACTGAAACTTTTGAGGAGTTTAAAAACTCTCATTTCAAAATTTTGGAGATCTATCGTACAGGTATTGATTACTATGAAATTGCAATGTTAGGAAATGATATGAGTGCTAAAGAAGTGCAAGAACGATTAAATAATCTGTCTCTATCAATAAATTTCATTGGCGAAGCATTTAGGTTAAAAGATACTATTAATAATATAATTGATGTTGATTTTGATAAAAATTTTATTAATGTATTTGTACATGAGCGATTTGCATACGCAGTTATAAAATCTGAGTTATTGAGTAATAGTGTTTATGACTTAATGCATAAAGATAGCAAATTCGAGCTAAAAGTAATTGATAAAAAACGACTGGAAAATGAGGAGACAAACCGATGAGTATTTATAAAGATATAGTAGAGGGGTACCAACTGAATAATATTCAGGAAAAGGATAAATTGAATAACGTTTTGGTACAGCTTAATGAAAAAGATGATCAAGAGATGATAAATAGAAAGAATTTCATTGGGCATTTTACAGCATCAGCATTTGTTATTTCAAAAGATAACAGGCGTTTATTGATGGTTCACCATAATATTTTAAAAAGATACCTACAGCCTGGGGGGCATATTGATAAAAATGATAGAAACCCGCTAGATGCAGCGAAACGTGAGCTGTTTGAGGAGACTGGGATAGATTCTGAAATATTGACGTATCAATGTGCAGAACCATTGAATAGCTTGATACCTTTTAATGTTTCTGTGCATAAGATACCAGAAAATAAATTGAAGAATGAGCGTTCCCACTACCATTATGACTTGCAATATTTATTTTATATTGAAAATGAGGTTGATGTGAAAATTGACAGCAACGAATCGAGTTCCTATGAGTGGATTCAGCTAGATAATGTAAAGGACATGGACGGCTATAAGGAAATCATTAAGAAGATTGAAAAACTTGAAGCAGCTTCTCAAGAACGTTTTTTATCTAATATGCTGAAAGGTGCATCGTTTGAAGACATATCATGTATTACTGTACAACATATTATTTCAAGTACAATACCGATTATCATGACATTGCAAAAAATATTTGGGCATCGTTTGTTAGTGTGTGCTAAACCAAACTCTGTTGATAAGATGGTATGGCACAAGCTAGAAAATATGGGGGTAAGATTAACATTAGCTTCAAGGGATGAATATTTTAATGTAGATTATCTGGGGATAAAGAGTAAAACAATTTTATTAGACATTGGTGGGTATTTTGCCTCAATTGCTCAGATTCCAAACTTACCTATCGAGTGTATCATTGAAGATACAGAAAATGGGATTCAAAAATATGAGAATGTTATTGATCAAATAGAATATCCGTTATTTTCTGTCGCTAGAAATCCCCTGAAGAAGAATGAGGATTACTTAGTTGGTGCGGATATTGTTTTTGGGACAGATTATATATTACATCAAAAAAATTTATTAATGCAATATATGCAAGTGGTTTGTATTGGATATGGGAAAATCGGTTACGGCATCTGTACCAAATTAAGAGAACTTGGTATTAGACCGAAGGTGCTGGAAAAAGATAGCATGAGAACTATTCAAGCGGTACGTGATGGTTGCGACATTTTGCTAGAAAAAGATTTCAAGAATATTGATTTGATTTTTTGTGCGACCGGTTCAAAAAGTCTAGATATTTTAGATTTTCGCTCTATCAAAGATGGAACCTTCCTAGTCTCTGCAACATCTAGTGATGATGAATTTAATTATAGCTATTTATTGGATGAATATGAAGAAATAGTCGAAACTTCATTAATCACTAGATATGAAAGTGAAGACAACTATTTCTATCTGTTAAATCAAGGAACACCAACTAATTTTGTAGTAAACTCCGCTTTGGGAAATTATATTTTATTAGTCCAGGCAGCCATTCTATATACAGCTAAGAAGTTTATTGAAGATAGAGAAATGGCTATAGCTAAGCAAGTAAACACTCTTTCAGATGAGGATAACTATAATATTGCGAAGCAATGGTTAGAAGAGTTCTGCTAATGAACAAATATCTGAGGAGTTTATTTTGAATAAAAAAGAACAACAAAATACATATTTACTTGTAGGGAGCCGTATTATTTCTCGTGTTGGAGATATTATGTTTGACTTTGCGAATAACACTTTTTTATCGAGTGTAAATGTTAAGTCACTTATGTTAGTTGGTATTTATCAGACATTAGAAAACATCATCAGTGTGATTTTTAATCTTTTTGGTGGTGTTCTGTCTGATAACTTTCAAAGAAAACGGATTATCATTTTAACAGATATTTTAAGCGGAGTATTGTGTCTTGCCTTATCTTTTATTTCTAATCAGCAGTGGTTGATTTATGCTGTGGTTATCACAAACATTATATTAGCTTTTTTCTCATCATTTTCAGGCCCTGCTTATAAGGCTTTTACTAAAGAAGTGGTGGAAGCAGATAATATTTCAAAACTAAACTCATTACTAGAATCGTTTATAACGGTAGTTAAAGTCGTTGTTCCCCTGGTATCGGTATCTCTATACGGTTTACTAGGATTATATGGTATTTTACGTCTAGATGGGATAACATTTATTGCATCTGGGTTGCTTATTCTCTTTATTCGTCCCATACTTGAAGAAAGTACTGGGAAACAGGTGTTTTCATTATCGAAAATCTTTTCAGATCTTTTTGAAGGAGGAAGGTATCTAGCTAGTCAAAAGGAAATTTTGTACTTGGTTATTTTATCTGCGATTGTTAATTTCTTTTTAGCAGCTTATAATCTGTTGTTACCATATAGCAATCAGATGTTCCCAAGAGTTACCGTTGGCTTATACGGTGTTTTCCTAGGAGCAGAAGCAGTAGGTGGTCTTATTGGAGCGTCTTTAAGCAGTATTCTCAATAAAGTTTTGAAAATAAAAACAATGATTTTATATCTTGGAGTATCAGGTGTTTTTCTATCTTTGACACCTATGGTATACTGTGTTTTTCCAAGTGCTTATATGCTTGCGTTATATCCTGCTTTATTCAACTTGTTTTTGACTATGTTCAACTTACAGTTTTTTTCATATATCCAAAAGAATGTGGATAATGTCTTTCTTGGTAGAGTTTTTGGGATTATTTTTACTGTTGCAATTTTATTTATGCCCATTGGGACAATGACATTTACTTTTCTTTTAAGCCCTAAAAATATCTTTAATTTTGTTATCGTTGGTTTATCTATAGGAGGTATTTCGCTTCTCTTTTATAGGATTTTTAGCAAAAGATTGAGGTAAATTTTCAGAGTAATTTTAGCTCCGATGGCGTAGTAAAATTGCTTAGTAAAGTCACAATTTATATACTTGTTAGGGCAACCATTACACACATAAGGTAATCGTTTTAGAAGTGGGCGGGCCTCACATTTTGAGTGTTGATTGATTCCTTGATGGTAAGGTGTTTACATACTTTTTTAGAGACAGTAGATGGGTCGCCGATTAGTTTAGAAATAGCTCTAAATGTCTTGTTCGTTTCTCATAAAAGTCAGCGATATTGCAGGGATTGGTATGACTAGCTGAAGCGATGTTGTGAATGTACTTGAACAAGATTTTACTGGCATAGGGATTCCCTCGTTTAGTGATGTGTTCCTTAGCGAGAAAGTTCCCAGATTCATAGTGTCTCAGGTCAATGCCAATAAAAGCGTTGATTTGATTGGTATACTGCGACGAATATCTCCCAATTCGCCAATGATAGATGTCGCTGTGGTTTCTGCGATGCCAGGAATTGACCGTAAGATGTCATACTCTGGTAAAGGCTGAGCTAGAGCTACCATGTCGTTTAAGACAACCCGTCTGCGTTCAGAAAGACGAAGCAATTCGGCTCTTTGTCAAACAATTGATATTTTTAGGTGATAGTATTTTCTTATCACTTTGATTATGTTTAAGTATTAGTTAAGCTTAGTGAATTCTGTTACAATAAAAACAATCAATCTCAAAGGAGAGTATTATGAAACTTAAAAAAATTCTTGGAATTACGGGTGTAGCCATTGCTTCAGTGGCTTTGCTTGCTGCATGTTCATCTAAATCACCAAAAGAAGCATCTAAATCTTCAGGTGCTAAAGAAACAATTAACTTTGCCACTGTTGGGACAACAGCACCGTTCTCATATGAAGAAAACGGGGAATTGACTGGTTACGATGTGGAAGTGGCTAAAGCAGTCTTCAAAGACTCTGACAAATATGAAGTGAAATTCCAAAAAACAGAATGGTCTTCAGTCTTCACAGGTCTTGACTCAGCTAAATACCAAATGGCTGGGAACAATATCTCTTATTCAGAAGAACGTGCCCAAAAATATCTCTTCTCATATCCAATTGGTACCACACCAGCTGTTTTGACTGTTCCAAAAGATAGTAATATTAAGAAATATGATGATATTGCTGGACACTCAACGCAGGTTGTTCAAGGAACAACGACAGCTACTCAATTGACAGAGTTTAATGATAAACATTCAGACAAGCCAGTTGAACTTAACTACACAAATGAAAATATTACACAAATGTTGACAAGTTTGAATGAAGGCAAGTATGACTTCAAGATCTTTGATGCACCAACTGTTAATGCAATCATCAAAAACAATAAATTGAGCAACTTGAAGACTATTGAGCTTAAATCTGATGAACAACCATACATCTACTTCTTGTTCGCAGATAATCAAAAAGATCTTCAAAAATTTGTAAACAAACGTTTGGAAGAACTCCAAAAAGATGGTACTTTGGCTAAGTTGGCTGAAAAATTCCTTGGAAATAAAGATTATATTCCAACTAAAGACGCTTTGAAAGTTCCAAGCAAAAAATAAGAAAGGAGGTGGGAATGATTCTCAGCTTTTCCATATAATTAAAATCGGCTCTTTGTCAACTGTAGTGGGTGACGAAAAGCTAACATCTAGAGAGGACCGGATAGGTCCTTTTTTTATGTATGTTCAGTGTGATGAAGACACGCTTCTTAAAGTTGATAAAGTTTCTAAAACCGAAGCCCAAACGTTTGATGTCTTTGATCAACTTATTAGTCGCTTCAAGTTTCGCGTTTGAATAGTCCGTTTCTAGTGCGTTTTTGATGTATTGCTTGTGTCTAAGAAAAGTCCTAAAGACAGTTTGAAAATAATGATTGACCTTGCTCCTATTTTCCTCTATCAGTTCAAAGAACTCATCTACTCTCTTCTCCTGAAAGTGAAAAAGCAAAAGCTGATAAAGTGTATAGTAGTCAGTAAGCTCTTTTGAAAAGACTAGTGTCTTCGCAACAACTTCATGTGGTGCTAAAGTTTGGCGGAAAGTCTTTGAATAAAAAGAGTTGAGAGATAGTTTACGGCTGTCCTTTTGGAAGAGTCGCCAGTGATTTTTCAGGGCTCGATAGGGTAGTGACTTCTTATCGAACTGGTTCATAATTGCAATTCTTGTCTTTAAAAAGGCACGTCCAAGGTGCTGGATGATGTGGAAACGATCAAGAACGATTTTTGCGTTTGGAAAGAGCTTGCGAGCCAGTGGAATATAAGCTCCAGACATATCCATCGTGATAAACTGTACCTGTTGTCGGACTTTCAATGGATACTTCAAAAAGTAGTTTCGTATAGTAGTTTGGCGGCGATTATCAAGGATGGTTATGAGTTCGTTTGTCTCATAATTCTGCGCCACAAAAGCCAATTCCCCTTTCTTGAACCCAAACTCATCCCAGGACATAACAGCAGGGAGTTTGTCATAATGTTCCTTGAAAGTAAACTGATCAAGCTTACGATAGACAGTGGACGTCGACACGCGAAGTCTTCTTGCAATATCAGTTAGTGACACCTTCTCAGTTAGGAGTTGTGTAACTTTTTGTCGGACTAGATTGGAGATTTAGCAGTTTTTCTCAACGATAGATGTCTCAGCTACCGTGACTCTCCTACAATTTTTACACTGGAAATGACGTTTTTTCAGACGTAGTAGAGTTGGCGTTCCCGCTTGCTCGAGAAGAGGGATTTTAGAAGGCTTTTGAAAGTCGTACTTGATCATCTTTCCATGGCAATGAGGACATGATGGTGCAGGGTAATCAAATTTTGCTTGAATCTCGATATGAGTGTCAGTTTCAAAAACAAGTGAAATCTTGATATTTTGGTCTTTGATTCCGATTAATTCTGTGTTATTCTTAATAAGTCTCATAAGTTCTTCCTAATGATGGTTTGGTTGCTTTTCATTATAGTTCTTATGGGACTTTTTGTGTACACTCAAAAAGCTCTATAATCCCTACAGTAGTTTTACCCACTACAGAAATTATAGAGCCTTAAAATCTAGGACACATTATAGTTAAAAACTATAGATATATACAATTATAAACAATTTGCTACAATTCTCATCTTATGGGATAATAATTTAACACTTAAAACAATTAAAGGGAGTTCGTTATGAAATTTAAAAAAATTCTTGGAATTACAGGATTGGCAGTTGCTTCAACAGTAGCCTTGGCTGCTTGTGGTGCCGGTGGTAACAAATCTGCTAAAGATGATAAAACATTGACAGTTGGTATCATGACTTTGGATGATACAACTGAGCCAGTGTGGGATAAAGTCAAAGAATTGGCTAAAGACAAGGGTGTTACAATTGACTTGAAAGAGTTCACAGACTATAATCAACCAAATGAGGCTCTTAAAAATGGTGAAATCGACGTTAATGCTTTCCAACACATCTATTTCTTGAACAACTGGAACAAAGAAAATAAAGGTGATCTCGTTCCAGTAGCTGATACACTCCTTAGCCCAATCCACCTTTTCTCAGGAACTGAAAACGGTAAAGCTAAGTATAAGGATGTTAAAGAGCTTCCAGAGGGAGCTACTATCTCAGTACCTAACGATAGTACAAACGAAAGTCGCGCTTTGACTCTCCTTCAAACAGCTGGTTTGCTTAAGTTGGATGTTAAAGATGGCGAATTGGCAACTATCAAGAATATTTCTGAAAATCCAAAGAAATTGGAGATCAAAGAAATCTCTGCTGAACAAGCTGCCCAAACTCTTTCATCAGTAGACGCTGCAGTTGTTAACAACTCATATGCACAACAACAAAATGTTGACTATAACACAACCCTCTTCCAAGAAGATCCAAGTCAAGATTTGAAAGAATGGGTTAATATCATTGCAGCTAATAAAGATTGGGAAAAATCAAACAAATCCGATGCTATCAAGACTTTGATTAAGGCTTACCAAAATGATGAAGTTGCCCAAATCATTTATGATGCTTCTAACAAAGTTGACCTTCCAGCATGGAAAGGTGCACCAACACGAGATCAATTGGAAGCTAATTCAAAGAAATAAGCTAAGGGCGAAAGGGCGTGTGAGAGCACACCATTTTGTCGTATATGAAGAAGTCAATTTGATGGCATTTCCTAGTGAAGAAGAGCAGCTACGAAAGTTTCGTAATGATGAAGTTGCTCAGCACTATTTTGAAGTTTTGAGAACTTTGATTTCTAAAAAATCTATTTTTGCTCAAAATATTGGTCTCTATGACGTTGCTGCTTACCTCGGTGAAATTTTTTCTCGTGTAGGAGCAGAGGTAACTGTTGACGAGACCTATGCGGCACCTTTTGTCTTGGCGAAATTCAAGAGTCCAAATCCAGATGCGAAAACAATTATTTTCTATCAACACTATGACACTGTTCCTGCGGACAATGATCAACCATGGACGGATGATCCTTTCCGTTTGACAGTTCGTAAGGGTTACATGTATGGTCGTGGTGTCGATGATGATAAGGGGCATATTACAGCTCGGTTGACAGCTCTTCGTAAGTATATTCGCGAGGTCGGAGAACCTTCCTGTTAATATTACCTTTATGATGGAGGGGGCTGAGGAGTCTGCTTCGACTGACCTTGGAAAATATTTAGAAAAATACCGTGATGACCTTCTCCCAGCAGACTTATTGGTTTGGGAACAAGGAAATCGAAATAGTAAAGGACAATTAGAAATTACGGGTGGCAACAAGGGGATTATTACCTTTGACTTGTCTGTCGAGAGTGCGGATGTTGATATCCACTCTAAATTTGGTGCGGTTATTGAATCTGCTTCCTGGTACTTACTCAATGCTATTTCAAGTATGCGTGATGATCATGGACGTATTCTTATCGATGGTATCTATGGAAAAATTATCCAGCCAAATGAACGTGAAATGGATCTTATCGAGACTTACGCCATTGAAAATGCAGATAGCCTCCGTAAGATTTATGACTTAAAACTACCAATTTTGGAAAGCGACCGTCGTGCTTTCTTAAAAACGTATTATTTTTAGCCAGCTCTTTCTATTGAAGGGATTTCGACAGGTTATCAGGGGCAAGGTGTTAAGACCATTCTGCCAGCTCAAGCCAAAGCTAAGATGGAGATGCGCTTGGTCCCTGGTTTGACATCTGAGTATGTTTTGGATTGTATCAAGGCTCACCTCAAAAAAGAGGGTTTTGACCGTATCAAGGGAACCTTCACTCTTGGTGAAGAAAGTTATCGTAGTGATATGTCAGCTCCTGCTATTGTCAACGTTATTGAGTTGGCAAAAGGCTTTTATGAGGAAGGTGTCGCTGTACTTCCGACAGCTGCAGGCACAGGTCCTATGCATATGATTTACGAGGCTTTGGGTG
This region of Streptococcus thermophilus genomic DNA includes:
- a CDS encoding energy-coupling factor transporter transmembrane component T; this translates as MILPDWISEERPVVTKVVRNNFLIRNRHHLEALLQKFETHPLKVASVFHPTAKVLLLFFLLVSVGISRNLIVLWIVALFLGAGVAFLPYSVLVRTLKKTVVLLIFPLVLYLPHLLLSGGQSLFLFRLPLIAVAIAYYSETSTISEMLVALKGLHFPDLVLLQLDITIKYIDVFGKQLMDLLKGIEARSFGGNHRFRIGSNIWGILYLKAIRYGEELTQAMEARCFVGEYVKSSQSFTWKDWLALIGLVAVILGQIMLGG
- a CDS encoding energy-coupling factor ABC transporter ATP-binding protein, producing MFQLKQVACAYEQKKVFTGLDLEIRQGQYVMLMGENGTGKSSLISLLTGFKQEESGRILFLGKDLKEWLKDKRQKRDFYSRLGILFQDVDSQLFNSTVYDEIAFGPRQLGLTEEVSQRVQDTLSLLKIEDLRDRVPYQLSGGEKKKVAFASIMVTNPDVYILDEPFNNLSKEYEEFFRELLHELHSAGKTIIMSAHHFKHLHHEKADVLLFEDGKADFFPAQEVLSNQQVIERLSHY
- a CDS encoding amino acid ABC transporter substrate-binding protein, whose translation is MKLKKILGITGVAIASVALLAACSSKSPKEASKSSGAKETINFATVGITAPFSYEENGELTGYDVEVAKAVFKNSDKYEVKFQKTEWSSVFTGLDSAKYQMAGNNISYSEERAQKYLFSYPIATTPAVLTVPKDSNIKKYDDIAGHSTQVVQGTSTVTQLTEFNDKHSDKPVELNYTNENIEQMLTNLNEGKYDFKIFEAPTVNAIIKNNKLSNLKTIELKSDQQPYIYFLFADNQKDLQKFVNKRLEELQKDGTLAKLAEKFFGNKDYIPTKDALKVPSKK
- a CDS encoding non-ribosomal peptide synthetase — translated: MTILKTFSDTVKQYPSKVAVMYSGGEFTFQEVDVMSNFIAKQLLLNSDEETVPFYIEKNKYVLPVVLGIMKSGKIPLPITNSLEVKISLERISEVVFDVLISDRDVKLENHSVTLLLLSKKLESYSEYQEVATTKENEIAHIICTSGTTGVPKKVFLTDDNIDWLVKEFYKIVKFTSESKFLFTTPYTFDVSLTEILAPVYTGGTLVCYDGGIQNIIRLGETIEKKKITHLSLSPSFAETIIDISGPEVFQNLRALCLAGETFPSSLANRLRGLIQQGCRVFNLYGPSETTIYATYYELKDRKYNTVPIGKPLPGVQLKIASQKENSKMAELLIGGNGVTEGYRLQPELNKAKFKLIGSNRYYVTGDYVYYQGDNLVFSSRIDSQVQVNGIRIELDEVKSIVDKLKSVKSSRVVFYKKKLVVFYEADLNIKEDIIRSLPSYLNPTVVKVESYYLNQNRKLDVPKMLEIYYYKKQSQQGDDVRKNILDVLSKFERVDITDLDSLELVRFYLEIEDIFDIEIKENDFYRLKSVDSIVDYIRNKSFFQERSTEPNDSFTKEHDLVNLEYNLTKMNYRYLKNIITPSPTQKRLYKNNQNRVIGFNLALEEVTYLELNKLHHIIKYLSYKIDIFRLVVEKEQTRFSIGIVNEGDYSPNIIVLNNLPTELELQGILDNIEVIPIPIIVVGTRDKKVRFYFPYHSIDASSLNKLGDTVYQLYEKKIVIDEVPSSSLVAFSQFKREVLQNDVSGDVLARLPKIKPAIEFEKLNDEVQCFQVSLPEDIKGDDVYLFTIYAISQCILSDYNLSAISGGLSLDFRDYEQFDAYDLIGDIHKKIPFQVNRTETFEEFKNSHFKILEIYRTGIDYYEIAMLGNDMSAKEVQERLNNLSLSINFIGEAFRLKDTINNIIDVDFDKNFINVFVHERFAYAVIKSELLSNSVYDLMHKDSKFELKVIDKKRLENEETNR